From Salvia splendens isolate huo1 chromosome 3, SspV2, whole genome shotgun sequence, a single genomic window includes:
- the LOC121793411 gene encoding transmembrane protein 64-like, with protein sequence MSYNAGDEEDCRLVEDYVKLEGGEAETSTSGCCDGGDDGGGWLWSLWWWAKLVLVVLFVAVLGAVFFKWIGPFFMDKEIIPVINWEQRTFSTAILGLIVFASLAIFPVFLIPSTPSMWVAGMTFGYCYGFLMIIGGVLIGCSIPYFVGSLFYHRIHVWLERHPKRASIIRLAGEGNWFSQFRAVSLIRISPFPYVIYNYCAVATDVKYVPYLLGTVAGMVPEIFVALYTGILIKTLANASKDGKSLSVSQIVMSVAGFCVSVSATVVVTWYAKRRLKELQMREELLLH encoded by the exons ATGAGTTATAATGCTGGCGATGAGGAGGATTGTAGGCTCGTGGAGGATTACGTGAAATTGGAGGGAGGCGAGGCGGAAACGTCGACGTCTGGTTGTTGCGACGGCGGAGATGATGGTGGAGGGTGGTTGTGGTCTTTGTGGTGGTGGGCGAAACTGGTGCTGGTGGTGTTGTTTGTTGCCGTGTTGGGCGCGGTTTTCTTCAAATGGATCGGACCATTTTTCATGGACAAG GAAATTATCCCGGTGATAAATTGGGAGCAGAGAACTTTCAGCACCGCTATTCTAGGACTCATAGTGTTTGCTTCTCTGGCAATATTCCCAGTATTTCTTATACCTTCTACACCATCCATGTGGGTTGCTGGGATGACTTTTGGTTACTGTTATGGTTTTCTGATGATCATTGGTGGAGTTTTGATTGGCTGTTCTATTCCTTATTTTGTTGGTTCATTATTCTACCATAGAATCCAT GTATGGTTAGAAAGGCACCCAAAGCGAGCTTCTATCATAAGACTAGCTGGCGAGGGGAACTGGTTTAGTCAGTTTCGAGCTGTTTCTTTGATTAGGATTTCTCCATTCCCGTATGTCATATATAACTACTGCGCTGTGGCTACGGATGTGAAATATGTTCCTTATTTGCTGGGGACTGTGGCGGGAATGGTGCCAGAAATATTTGTTGCACTTTACAC GGGGATCCTGATTAAAACATTAGCTAATGCTTCAAAAGATGGGAAGTCCCTGTCAGTTTCCCAGATTGTGATGAGCGTGGCTGGGTTTTGCGTCAGTGTGAGCGCGACTGTAGTTGTGACGTGGTATGCAAAGAGGCGACTGAAGGAGCTACAGATGCGAGAGGAGCTTTTGTTGCACTGA